In the genome of Photobacterium sp. TLY01, one region contains:
- a CDS encoding extracellular solute-binding protein: MKKWSAFLASAACAATLVSGSANAANEELVFMNWGPYISTELREQFTKETGIKVIYSTYESNETMYAKLKAHPEGYDLVVPSTYFVAKMRDEGMLQKIDKSKLTNFKNLDENYLNKPFDPNNEYSIPHVLGITGLAVNTEMYDPADFDSWEDLWDPKYRGQLMLMDDTREVHHIALKILGYSGNTTDPKQIAEAYEKLKELMPNVLVFNSDNPAAPYMAGEVGLGMLWNGSAAQAQREGLPIELVWPKEGGIYWVDNLAITNSAKNVDAAHKMIDFLLRPDVAAKISEETGYLTGVAASNAKYKDNPTLFPPKEELERGEFQNAVGDANILYEENFLKLKAGQ, encoded by the coding sequence ATGAAGAAATGGTCCGCGTTTCTGGCCAGCGCCGCATGCGCCGCTACTCTGGTATCTGGTAGTGCTAATGCAGCCAATGAAGAATTAGTCTTTATGAACTGGGGTCCGTACATTTCTACGGAACTGCGTGAACAGTTCACTAAAGAAACGGGCATTAAAGTCATCTATTCGACTTATGAGTCGAACGAAACCATGTATGCCAAGCTGAAAGCTCACCCAGAAGGTTACGACCTGGTTGTCCCTTCAACCTACTTTGTAGCCAAAATGCGTGATGAAGGCATGCTGCAGAAGATCGACAAGTCAAAGCTGACGAACTTCAAAAATCTTGATGAGAACTATCTGAACAAACCTTTTGACCCAAACAATGAGTATTCTATTCCTCATGTTCTGGGCATCACCGGGTTGGCAGTGAACACAGAAATGTATGACCCTGCTGATTTCGATAGCTGGGAAGATCTGTGGGATCCGAAATATCGTGGCCAACTGATGCTGATGGATGACACGCGTGAAGTTCACCATATCGCATTAAAGATTCTGGGTTACTCGGGTAACACCACAGATCCAAAACAAATCGCTGAAGCTTATGAAAAGCTGAAAGAGCTGATGCCTAACGTACTGGTTTTCAACTCGGATAACCCAGCGGCACCTTATATGGCTGGCGAAGTCGGCTTAGGTATGCTGTGGAATGGCTCCGCTGCTCAAGCACAGCGTGAAGGCTTGCCAATTGAGCTGGTCTGGCCAAAAGAAGGTGGCATTTACTGGGTCGATAACCTGGCAATTACCAATAGTGCCAAGAATGTTGACGCCGCTCATAAGATGATCGATTTCCTGCTGCGTCCGGATGTTGCTGCAAAAATTTCCGAAGAAACCGGATACCTGACTGGTGTTGCTGCATCAAACGCAAAATATAAAGACAACCCGACTCTGTTCCCACCGAAAGAGGAATTAGAGCGTGGTGAGTTCCAGAATGCTGTCGGTGACGCCAATATTCTGTATGAGGAAAACTTCCTCAAACTGAAAGCTGGTCAATAA